Proteins from one Chitinophaga oryzae genomic window:
- a CDS encoding NAD(P)H-binding protein codes for MKLIVTGSLGNISKPLTEILVAQGHDVTVVSSDRNKQAAIEALGASAAIGSIADVDFLTAIFRDADAVYAMIPLSFTEPDLGDYLRRMARNYVQALKIAKTKRVVVMSGWVADLIKAESVESEFEGLEASMTIMRPGSFYTNFYQSIDLIKGKGLMGKLLTLRYSGLWALLTGKTGLLMGNYGGDDRIIFVSPKDIADAVAEELVLIPAQNTIRYVGSEELTCNEAARIIGTAINKPWLKWVLLTDKAMLQGLKMANVPGKLAETLVEMQAAMHSGKPLENFHRNQPKMGKVKLSAFAKEFAQAYQQK; via the coding sequence ATGAAGCTTATTGTAACTGGCTCTTTGGGTAATATCAGCAAACCGCTGACGGAAATATTGGTAGCCCAGGGACACGACGTAACCGTAGTGAGCAGTGACAGGAATAAACAGGCAGCCATTGAAGCCCTGGGGGCTTCGGCTGCCATCGGCTCCATTGCCGATGTTGATTTCCTTACAGCCATATTCCGGGACGCGGATGCGGTTTATGCTATGATCCCGCTCAGCTTTACAGAACCGGACCTGGGCGATTATTTACGCCGGATGGCGCGGAACTATGTCCAGGCGTTAAAGATAGCAAAGACGAAGCGCGTAGTCGTAATGAGTGGTTGGGTAGCCGATCTGATAAAAGCCGAAAGTGTGGAAAGCGAGTTTGAAGGCCTGGAGGCTTCTATGACCATTATGCGTCCCGGATCATTTTACACAAACTTTTATCAGAGCATCGACCTGATCAAAGGGAAAGGGCTGATGGGCAAACTGCTTACGCTGCGCTATTCCGGCCTTTGGGCATTGCTGACCGGAAAGACCGGCCTGCTGATGGGCAACTATGGCGGAGATGACCGGATCATTTTTGTCTCGCCAAAAGACATTGCCGATGCAGTGGCCGAAGAACTTGTGTTGATACCAGCGCAAAACACTATCCGGTATGTGGGCAGTGAGGAACTGACCTGTAACGAAGCGGCCCGCATCATTGGAACGGCCATTAACAAGCCCTGGCTGAAATGGGTGTTGCTGACAGATAAAGCCATGCTGCAGGGGTTAAAAATGGCTAACGTGCCCGGAAAGCTAGCCGAAACTTTAGTGGAGATGCAGGCTGCCATGCACAGTGGCAAACCACTGGAAAATTTTCATCGGAATCAACCGAAAATGGGCAAAGTTAAACTTTCAGCATTCGCAAAGGAGTTTGCCCAGGCATACCAGCAAAAATGA
- a CDS encoding helix-turn-helix domain-containing protein, with the protein MSNTSLLRFSAISEYHCAAGLPKPAHPLISVVRLENVNMPIAEIPFRLVGDFYWISMKRKQHIKFRYGQQTGGFDEGVLFFMSPGQLFGVESVEHAADFQKPEGWMILIHPDFLWNTSLAKNIKQYEFFSYSVNEALYLSEKEELMLTAIVNQIEHEYSTAIDHFSQDVIIAQLELLLTYSQRFYQRQFITHKKANHELLTRLENYLSSYFNSGALASQGLPSVTRIAETLNISPGYLSSILKTLTGQNMQQHLHHKLIELAKEKLTTTNLSISEIAYELGFEHLQSFSKLFKTKTNLSPLEFRTSFN; encoded by the coding sequence ATGAGCAATACATCGCTTCTTCGTTTCAGCGCAATCAGTGAGTATCATTGTGCCGCCGGCCTGCCCAAACCGGCGCACCCGCTGATCAGTGTTGTCCGCTTGGAAAATGTCAATATGCCCATTGCCGAGATCCCCTTCCGCCTGGTCGGTGATTTTTACTGGATCTCGATGAAAAGGAAGCAGCATATTAAATTCCGGTACGGTCAGCAAACCGGCGGATTTGATGAAGGCGTGTTGTTCTTCATGTCACCCGGTCAGTTGTTTGGCGTGGAAAGTGTGGAGCATGCGGCGGATTTTCAAAAGCCCGAAGGCTGGATGATCCTGATCCACCCTGATTTTTTATGGAATACATCGCTTGCCAAAAATATCAAGCAGTACGAGTTCTTCAGCTATTCAGTGAACGAAGCGCTGTATCTTTCCGAAAAGGAAGAATTGATGCTTACCGCGATCGTGAATCAGATCGAACACGAATACAGCACGGCTATTGACCACTTCAGCCAGGATGTGATCATTGCACAATTGGAGTTATTGTTAACCTATTCTCAACGGTTCTATCAGCGGCAATTTATTACCCATAAAAAAGCCAATCATGAACTGCTGACACGCCTGGAAAATTACCTGAGCAGTTATTTTAACAGCGGTGCTTTAGCAAGCCAGGGCTTGCCAAGCGTAACGCGTATCGCCGAAACATTGAACATTTCGCCAGGTTACCTGAGCAGCATCCTCAAAACGCTAACCGGGCAAAACATGCAGCAACACCTGCACCATAAACTGATAGAGCTGGCCAAGGAAAAACTCACCACCACCAACCTCAGCATCAGCGAGATAGCTTATGAACTCGGATTTGAGCACCTGCAGTCCTTCAGCAAATTGTTTAAAACGAAGACCAACCTGTCGCCGCTGGAATTTCGGACGTCATTCAATTGA
- a CDS encoding TlpA family protein disulfide reductase: MKRLLFFIIIFLAAISTFAQENHPVSWKFSSTKIAPLTYQIKLHASVREPYHIYPQGSAGGMGMPTEFLFDEDNHVEFVGEMEEKGDEQKGTESLTYYAKGVTFTQILKLKSERKTTLAFAIKYMACTNQMCLPPSKKHFTLELDDQGKEAVIVKKEEAGPSKETVAFEYEDFKMADMEGKTIASKNITSKNKYTFIDFWASWCAPCRAQGRELIPIYNNYKSKGFDVIAISLDTDVKAWKKATQADGYTWTNLSDLKGFESPISKKYNIIAIPRNLLIDRKGNIIAMDLHGKALEAKLAELFKI, encoded by the coding sequence ATGAAGCGACTTCTTTTTTTTATAATCATCTTTCTGGCGGCCATTTCAACCTTTGCTCAGGAAAATCATCCGGTTTCCTGGAAATTCAGTAGTACAAAGATAGCGCCCTTAACTTATCAAATCAAATTGCACGCTTCTGTTCGGGAGCCCTATCACATTTACCCACAAGGTTCAGCAGGTGGTATGGGAATGCCTACAGAATTTTTGTTTGATGAGGATAACCATGTAGAATTTGTTGGAGAGATGGAAGAGAAAGGAGATGAGCAGAAAGGTACGGAGAGTCTGACTTATTACGCAAAAGGAGTAACCTTTACACAGATACTCAAACTGAAGTCTGAGAGGAAGACCACTTTAGCCTTTGCCATTAAATATATGGCCTGTACCAATCAGATGTGTCTTCCGCCGTCAAAAAAGCACTTTACGTTGGAATTGGATGATCAGGGCAAAGAAGCTGTAATAGTTAAAAAAGAAGAGGCTGGACCATCTAAAGAGACGGTGGCTTTTGAATATGAGGATTTCAAGATGGCTGACATGGAAGGGAAAACGATAGCTTCTAAAAATATTACTTCAAAAAATAAGTATACGTTTATTGACTTTTGGGCAAGCTGGTGTGCTCCATGCAGGGCGCAAGGCCGGGAATTGATCCCGATATACAACAACTATAAATCTAAAGGTTTTGATGTAATTGCGATATCCCTGGATACTGACGTCAAAGCCTGGAAGAAAGCAACGCAGGCTGATGGCTATACCTGGACGAATTTGAGTGATCTGAAGGGCTTTGAATCGCCGATCAGTAAAAAATATAACATTATTGCGATCCCCAGAAACCTATTGATTGATCGGAAGGGGAATATTATTGCCATGGACTTGCATGGTAAGGCGCTGGAAGCCAAACTCGCCGAATTATTTAAGATATAA
- a CDS encoding FecR family protein: protein MDTNNIDALYKRYLEKNMSPQELEEFRLLILDTGREDMLDERMERHWNELTEDAMVFLPGNKADQLFGRIISQPLPKARKVRLLPRIAIAAAAVGIIALGISLFFTPHKFKAAMEPGNQTLGAPGTNSATLTLSNGRAIRLSDAASGKLAADAGVVISKSPTGQLIYEIKGNSGHGGINKLSTANGETYQVRLPDGSDVWLNAASSLSYAPDLLRDGKRSVQLEGEAYFSITKDQAHPFIVQSKDQQIEVLGTQFNVNAYADEPVVATTLLKGSVSITAGGQKKKIHPGEQAQSSAGRLAVQKVEVDNIIDWKNGDFALNHVEFKTAMRKIARWYDMEVVYDQGVPDNLESGGWISRQQPLSAVLKSIEASGLVKFRVEGRKIYVMQ from the coding sequence ATGGATACCAATAACATTGACGCACTGTATAAGCGATATTTGGAAAAAAACATGTCTCCACAGGAGCTGGAGGAGTTTCGGCTGCTCATACTCGATACCGGTAGAGAAGATATGCTGGACGAGCGAATGGAAAGACATTGGAATGAATTAACCGAGGATGCGATGGTTTTTTTGCCGGGAAATAAGGCGGATCAGCTATTCGGCAGGATTATCAGTCAGCCGCTGCCCAAGGCACGGAAGGTAAGGCTCTTGCCGCGCATCGCCATTGCCGCCGCCGCCGTCGGTATCATCGCTCTGGGCATTTCTCTGTTCTTTACTCCCCATAAATTTAAAGCTGCTATGGAGCCGGGAAATCAGACACTTGGCGCACCCGGCACGAACAGCGCGACGCTTACCCTTTCTAATGGCAGGGCCATCAGGCTTTCTGATGCGGCCAGTGGCAAACTGGCAGCGGATGCCGGTGTAGTGATCAGTAAGTCGCCCACAGGGCAGCTTATATATGAGATCAAAGGAAATTCCGGACACGGAGGGATCAATAAACTATCCACCGCCAACGGCGAAACTTACCAGGTCCGCCTGCCGGATGGATCCGATGTCTGGCTGAATGCTGCTTCCAGTCTTAGCTACGCGCCAGACCTGTTACGTGATGGGAAGCGCTCCGTTCAACTTGAAGGAGAAGCCTATTTCAGCATCACCAAAGACCAGGCGCACCCGTTCATTGTTCAAAGCAAAGATCAGCAGATTGAAGTGCTCGGCACCCAGTTCAATGTCAATGCGTATGCGGATGAGCCTGTGGTGGCCACGACACTACTTAAAGGGTCTGTGAGCATCACTGCAGGTGGGCAGAAGAAAAAGATCCATCCGGGTGAGCAGGCGCAATCAAGCGCCGGGCGGCTGGCCGTACAGAAAGTTGAAGTTGACAATATTATTGACTGGAAAAACGGTGACTTTGCACTGAATCACGTCGAGTTTAAAACAGCCATGAGAAAGATTGCCAGATGGTACGATATGGAAGTTGTCTATGACCAGGGTGTTCCGGACAACCTGGAGTCTGGTGGCTGGATATCCAGACAACAGCCGCTATCAGCCGTGCTTAAGTCTATCGAAGCGTCAGGATTGGTAAAGTTCAGGGTTGAAGGCCGAAAAATTTATGTAATGCAATAA
- a CDS encoding HYR-like domain-containing protein, whose protein sequence is MNSGKHALDYITHFQRLEPHGVFLHAAETVNPLLNITGFPPGYFTSTDVEPIPAPSSAGSPVAGQPTASFNSLPAAERVMTGYNANITSVVYASEGSLTASQSETVVNITFIALKETVVLAWGGHIASVIDWGKDPVTGETNSASAINGSPYHMRLKNWIIDGNVVSIGNQDRSLKTNAVFIPPQCTVSGPTTGCVETTSLSYTSTVDDASGLTYLWSITGSNTANAKIVNNTVANIQVVPVGAAFTAGTFTLRLIVTRNGLSDTCYLNSHVSPGDIVTISKVMVNAGTDQTITNLDTAFLSASASGGTTPYAFSWSPVTGLSDPNIFNPEFVPPSTGTFQFVVTATDKNGCSGKDTVVITVVQHPEAPCLIDGPDPVCPGSVNVYQGPLSGVGSYKWSITGNGSITGATTKDTVTVMAGNTCGAYTLQLMTTSPDGKVTKTCEHTFYVKDTIAPVLSGTAADVNISCSKDLPAAPVITASDNCLANVQVQMSQHTIDSTCVNKYTLVRKWWAVDACGNTSDTLKQTITVNDNVKPVITADFDKEVSVQCLGDIPALPAPTATDNCDATVTPVYSETGSGSACDSTIVRTWVFTDVCGNSDSVKQTIHIKDNTAPVLSGEVTDLQLSCAKDIPGPQTITAKDNCGNATVYYSAETTDSTCVNKFTLVRKWWAVDACGNTSDTLKQTITVNDNVKPVITADFDKEVSVQCLGDIPALPAPTATDNCDATLTPVYSEIGSGSACDSTIVRTWIFTDVCGNSDSVKQTVHIKDNTAPVLSGEVTDLQLSCAKDIPGPQTITAKDNCGNATVYYSAETTDSTCVNKFTLSRKWWAVDACGNKSDTLRQTIVVNDNTAPVVVTKGDDKLINCGAAVIFDTPTFSDNCGGQVYVTTNDRKEGSNCPFTYIRRWTATDECGNATYVEQAITVSCCASYCTYTQGFYGNKNGLGCTPGGGSFTAKQMMTQVLDAQAGDSVFFGLKTTGKFFTLFLSDITSDNIFYMLPGGSTPLALKGYATYSKPSTWSNVPISTAKSTFGKINNALLAQTMALFFNMGVTPTLSGLTIQGDTLFTAKLTACGSTTPVSKIDTFRLPKNVVNYLGSIGQSTVQGLYVLANQYLGGQTVTGISVSDVNAAVDAINNGFDKCAVLVGWGKSVTTLNNAAVVMAVNQEQAIINEKPAVSKLTVSVFPNPYSDVITFRYVAPEAGKVQLELYDLQGRLLAVAFRGEVSKGGMQQIEYRVPDNNRVVLIYKLTVGQSTTTGKIVPFK, encoded by the coding sequence ATGAATAGTGGGAAACATGCCCTGGATTACATTACCCATTTTCAGCGGCTGGAGCCTCATGGAGTATTCCTGCATGCGGCAGAAACTGTAAATCCGTTGTTGAATATTACCGGCTTTCCTCCCGGTTATTTTACCTCCACGGATGTTGAACCTATTCCGGCGCCATCCAGTGCGGGTTCGCCCGTTGCCGGACAGCCCACTGCCAGTTTCAATTCCCTGCCGGCTGCCGAAAGGGTGATGACAGGGTACAACGCAAATATAACCAGCGTTGTGTATGCGTCTGAAGGCAGCCTTACCGCTTCGCAATCTGAAACTGTGGTCAATATTACTTTTATAGCATTAAAAGAAACCGTTGTATTGGCATGGGGAGGCCATATTGCCAGCGTGATCGACTGGGGGAAAGATCCGGTTACCGGTGAAACCAACTCTGCTTCCGCTATCAATGGTTCCCCTTACCACATGCGGTTGAAAAACTGGATCATTGATGGTAATGTCGTCAGCATCGGTAATCAGGACAGATCCCTGAAAACCAATGCTGTTTTCATTCCGCCCCAATGCACTGTCAGCGGGCCCACTACCGGTTGCGTAGAGACAACTTCACTCAGCTACACATCAACCGTAGATGATGCGTCAGGGCTCACCTACCTGTGGAGTATTACCGGAAGTAATACTGCCAACGCCAAGATTGTCAATAACACCGTTGCCAATATACAGGTGGTGCCTGTGGGTGCTGCATTTACAGCAGGAACATTCACACTTCGGTTGATTGTTACCCGCAACGGGCTTTCCGATACCTGTTATCTGAACTCGCATGTTTCCCCGGGTGATATTGTCACTATCTCGAAAGTGATGGTGAATGCCGGTACAGATCAGACTATCACCAATCTTGATACCGCTTTCCTGAGTGCATCAGCAAGCGGGGGCACAACTCCTTATGCATTCAGCTGGAGCCCTGTTACAGGCCTTTCCGATCCAAATATTTTCAACCCCGAATTTGTGCCACCGTCTACAGGAACATTCCAGTTTGTGGTAACTGCTACTGACAAGAATGGCTGCTCCGGCAAAGACACCGTAGTAATAACTGTTGTCCAGCATCCGGAAGCGCCGTGCTTAATTGATGGCCCGGATCCGGTTTGTCCGGGTTCAGTGAACGTTTATCAGGGTCCTCTGTCCGGGGTAGGTTCCTATAAATGGAGCATCACCGGTAATGGAAGCATCACCGGTGCTACCACTAAAGATACTGTAACCGTAATGGCCGGAAATACCTGCGGTGCATACACGCTGCAATTGATGACCACCTCTCCCGATGGCAAGGTAACCAAGACCTGCGAACATACATTTTATGTAAAAGACACCATCGCACCGGTTTTGTCCGGTACTGCAGCGGACGTGAATATCAGCTGTTCTAAAGATCTGCCGGCTGCACCGGTAATAACAGCTTCTGATAATTGCCTGGCAAATGTGCAGGTGCAGATGAGCCAGCATACAATAGACAGTACTTGCGTGAACAAGTATACACTGGTACGCAAATGGTGGGCGGTAGATGCCTGCGGCAACACCTCTGATACGCTTAAACAAACGATCACTGTAAATGACAACGTCAAACCTGTGATCACTGCGGACTTTGATAAAGAAGTGAGCGTACAGTGTCTGGGCGACATACCGGCATTGCCTGCACCTACGGCAACAGACAATTGTGATGCCACCGTTACACCGGTTTATAGTGAAACCGGTAGTGGCAGCGCCTGTGATTCAACGATTGTCCGCACCTGGGTATTCACAGACGTTTGCGGCAACAGCGACTCTGTCAAACAAACTATTCATATAAAAGACAATACCGCACCGGTACTCTCCGGTGAAGTAACAGATTTGCAACTGAGTTGTGCCAAAGACATACCCGGCCCGCAAACAATAACCGCCAAAGATAATTGCGGTAATGCGACTGTTTATTACAGTGCGGAAACAACCGACAGCACCTGTGTGAACAAGTTTACACTGGTACGCAAATGGTGGGCGGTAGATGCCTGCGGCAACACCTCTGATACGCTTAAACAAACGATCACTGTAAATGACAACGTCAAACCTGTGATCACTGCGGACTTTGATAAAGAAGTGAGCGTACAGTGTCTGGGCGACATACCGGCATTGCCTGCGCCTACGGCAACAGACAATTGTGATGCAACCCTTACACCGGTGTATAGTGAAATCGGTAGCGGCAGCGCCTGTGATTCAACGATTGTCCGTACCTGGATATTCACAGACGTTTGCGGTAACAGCGACTCCGTCAAACAAACTGTCCATATAAAGGACAATACCGCACCGGTACTCTCCGGTGAAGTAACAGATTTACAACTGAGTTGCGCCAAAGACATACCCGGCCCGCAAACAATAACCGCCAAAGATAATTGCGGTAATGCGACTGTTTATTACAGTGCGGAAACAACCGACAGCACCTGTGTGAACAAGTTTACACTGTCACGCAAATGGTGGGCGGTAGATGCCTGTGGCAATAAGTCTGATACGCTTAGACAAACCATTGTGGTGAATGATAACACTGCTCCGGTAGTGGTAACTAAGGGAGATGATAAACTGATAAATTGCGGAGCGGCTGTCATATTTGATACACCAACCTTTAGCGATAATTGTGGTGGTCAGGTATATGTAACTACCAACGACAGGAAAGAAGGAAGCAATTGTCCGTTCACCTATATCCGGCGCTGGACAGCTACAGATGAATGCGGCAATGCTACCTATGTAGAACAGGCTATTACCGTTAGCTGCTGCGCCAGCTATTGCACCTATACACAGGGATTTTATGGTAACAAGAATGGACTGGGTTGCACTCCGGGAGGCGGAAGCTTCACAGCTAAACAAATGATGACGCAGGTATTGGATGCACAGGCGGGTGATTCTGTATTCTTCGGACTGAAAACAACAGGTAAATTCTTTACCCTTTTCCTGAGCGACATCACCAGTGATAACATATTCTACATGTTGCCGGGCGGTAGTACACCGCTTGCACTGAAAGGATATGCTACTTACAGCAAACCTTCCACCTGGAGTAATGTGCCGATTTCAACTGCTAAGTCTACCTTCGGTAAGATTAACAATGCATTACTGGCACAGACAATGGCCCTGTTCTTTAATATGGGCGTTACTCCGACACTGTCAGGGTTAACGATCCAGGGAGACACCTTGTTCACCGCCAAGCTCACCGCTTGCGGCAGCACTACACCGGTATCCAAAATAGATACCTTCAGGTTGCCTAAAAATGTGGTAAACTATCTGGGGTCTATAGGACAGTCTACCGTACAGGGCTTGTATGTATTGGCTAACCAGTACCTGGGAGGCCAAACCGTCACCGGAATCAGTGTTTCAGATGTAAACGCGGCGGTAGATGCAATCAATAATGGATTTGATAAATGTGCCGTATTGGTAGGATGGGGTAAATCTGTAACAACGCTTAATAATGCTGCCGTTGTTATGGCCGTCAATCAGGAGCAGGCAATAATCAATGAGAAACCGGCAGTATCGAAGCTGACTGTTAGTGTATTCCCGAATCCGTACTCAGATGTGATCACGTTCCGTTATGTAGCGCCGGAAGCCGGTAAGGTACAGCTGGAACTGTATGATCTCCAGGGACGATTGTTGGCTGTTGCCTTCAGGGGTGAAGTTAGCAAGGGCGGTATGCAGCAGATAGAGTACCGTGTGCCGGACAATAACAGGGTGGTATTAATTTATAAATTAACCGTGGGACAATCTACCACTACAGGAAAAATTGTTCCTTTTAAATAA
- a CDS encoding HAD-IIA family hydrolase encodes MKKKGFLIDMDGVIYKGSEPIPGAVDFINGLRDKGLPFLFLTNNSQRTSRDVCYKLNKMGFRVNDTDIFTCAMATARYLASRKENGTAYVIGEGGLLTELHNAGYSIVDDQPDYVIIGEGRTIMLESVDKAINMIMKGSKLIATNLDPNCPMGGGKYRVGCGALVAMLEFATGIKAFSVGKPSPVMMRMARKALQLTTDETVMIGDTMGTDILGAGSMGFTTVLTLTGVTREEDLEHFGYAPDFVIRSIKDLLDEELFMRVMGASALVTNEY; translated from the coding sequence ATGAAAAAAAAGGGATTTCTAATTGACATGGATGGCGTAATCTATAAAGGCAGTGAGCCCATTCCCGGGGCGGTAGATTTTATCAACGGTCTCAGAGACAAAGGGTTGCCTTTCCTCTTCCTCACCAACAACAGCCAGAGAACCAGCAGGGATGTTTGTTACAAGCTGAATAAAATGGGCTTTAGGGTCAATGATACAGATATTTTCACCTGTGCCATGGCCACAGCCAGGTACCTGGCATCCCGGAAGGAAAACGGTACCGCCTATGTGATAGGTGAGGGGGGCTTGCTGACAGAATTGCACAATGCGGGTTATTCCATTGTAGATGACCAGCCGGATTATGTGATTATCGGCGAAGGCAGAACGATCATGCTGGAATCTGTGGATAAGGCTATTAATATGATCATGAAGGGCTCTAAGCTCATTGCCACCAACCTGGACCCCAATTGCCCGATGGGAGGCGGCAAGTACCGGGTTGGCTGTGGCGCACTGGTAGCCATGCTCGAATTTGCCACTGGTATCAAAGCTTTCAGCGTAGGAAAACCAAGCCCGGTGATGATGCGCATGGCAAGAAAAGCGCTGCAGCTCACCACAGATGAAACAGTGATGATAGGAGATACCATGGGAACGGATATCCTGGGGGCAGGCTCCATGGGTTTCACTACCGTACTTACATTAACAGGGGTGACCCGGGAAGAAGACCTGGAACATTTCGGCTATGCTCCTGATTTTGTTATCCGGTCTATTAAAGACTTGCTGGACGAAGAACTGTTTATGCGGGTGATGGGAGCATCTGCACTCGTTACAAATGAATATTAA
- a CDS encoding RNA polymerase sigma-70 factor: MGGSPKDNGKLLADIARRDQKAFRMIYDTYGKKVYTYALQLLHSETEAEEMVQDVFLKLWLMGDRILEIGNLESYLRTTTKHRSLNVLRRLVLEGRMEKALGQEWKEENTEMEDEILIQDVRDILNRAIESLPKQQKEAYILCQQRGLKYEEAAQQLNLSPLTVQTHVKRALRSVRAFVKANTDIAAILIILKLV; this comes from the coding sequence ATGGGTGGTTCCCCTAAAGACAATGGAAAGCTTTTAGCTGATATTGCTCGGCGAGATCAAAAAGCTTTCCGTATGATCTATGATACTTACGGCAAGAAGGTATACACCTACGCTTTACAGTTGCTGCACTCGGAGACAGAAGCGGAAGAAATGGTGCAGGATGTTTTTTTGAAGCTCTGGCTCATGGGCGATCGCATCCTTGAAATAGGAAACCTGGAATCCTATCTGCGGACAACAACGAAACACCGGTCTTTAAACGTGCTGCGCAGGCTCGTGCTCGAAGGGAGAATGGAAAAAGCCCTTGGCCAGGAATGGAAGGAGGAAAATACTGAGATGGAAGATGAAATTCTTATTCAGGATGTACGCGATATACTCAACCGTGCCATCGAATCTTTACCCAAACAACAGAAGGAGGCCTATATATTATGTCAACAACGGGGATTAAAATATGAGGAGGCCGCTCAACAACTGAACCTTTCCCCTTTGACTGTACAAACCCATGTTAAACGTGCGCTGAGGTCCGTGCGCGCTTTCGTCAAAGCTAATACCGACATAGCGGCCATTTTGATTATATTAAAGCTGGTCTGA
- a CDS encoding SDR family oxidoreductase: MKVFVTGASGFVGTAVVQELIKAGHQVLGLARSKASADKLEAAGAQAHLGDLEDLDSLRQGAAESDGVAHCGFVHDFTRFAEICAIDERAIETIASVLAGTDRPLIVTSGTALVRPGAVATEDMPSPFNPAWPRASERAAEAAAAAGVRAAILRLPPSVHGKEDKHGFIPILVNLAREKGFSAYIGEGQNRWNAGHRLDAALLYRLALEQAAPGARFHANTEEGVTVKSIAAAIGRQLNLPVKSIPAEQAAEHFGWFAQMAAIDCPSSSKWTQEHLNWRPSNPLLLNDIDNGIYTQ, from the coding sequence ATGAAAGTATTTGTTACGGGAGCGTCCGGGTTCGTAGGTACCGCTGTTGTGCAGGAATTAATAAAGGCCGGCCACCAGGTACTGGGGCTGGCACGTTCAAAAGCATCAGCAGACAAATTGGAAGCGGCGGGCGCTCAGGCTCATCTCGGCGACCTGGAAGACCTGGACAGTCTTCGACAAGGCGCAGCCGAAAGCGATGGTGTGGCCCATTGCGGTTTTGTCCACGATTTTACCCGCTTTGCCGAAATTTGCGCCATCGATGAGCGGGCCATAGAAACGATAGCCAGCGTACTGGCGGGTACAGACCGTCCATTAATTGTCACTTCAGGGACCGCATTGGTAAGGCCTGGGGCCGTGGCGACTGAAGACATGCCTTCACCGTTCAACCCCGCCTGGCCCCGTGCTTCCGAACGGGCAGCGGAAGCAGCTGCGGCTGCAGGCGTGCGTGCGGCTATACTGCGTTTGCCGCCTTCGGTACATGGGAAGGAAGATAAACACGGCTTTATCCCCATCCTGGTGAACCTGGCACGGGAAAAAGGTTTCTCAGCCTACATCGGCGAAGGCCAGAACCGCTGGAATGCCGGGCACCGGTTGGACGCTGCGCTACTGTACCGTTTAGCTTTGGAGCAAGCGGCGCCCGGAGCACGTTTCCACGCCAATACAGAGGAAGGTGTAACCGTTAAAAGCATTGCCGCAGCCATTGGCCGACAATTGAACCTGCCAGTAAAGTCCATCCCCGCTGAACAAGCCGCCGAGCATTTTGGCTGGTTTGCCCAAATGGCAGCGATCGACTGTCCATCTTCCAGCAAGTGGACACAGGAGCACCTGAACTGGCGCCCGTCAAACCCGCTCCTGTTAAATGATATCGATAACGGCATTTATACTCAATAA